One window of the Dendropsophus ebraccatus isolate aDenEbr1 chromosome 12, aDenEbr1.pat, whole genome shotgun sequence genome contains the following:
- the ALDH4A1 gene encoding delta-1-pyrroline-5-carboxylate dehydrogenase, mitochondrial has translation MLQLRRVLSRSWAGPRWHHCAAAEVQNEPILEFNHGSPERTALQKALQDLKGRTEEIPCVVGGEAVWTQDVRYQLSPFNHSHKVAKYCYADKELLNRAINAAMSARKEWDLKPVEDRAQIFFKAADLLSGPRRAEVLAKTMMGQGKTVIQAEIDAAAELIDFFRFNAKYALQLQHEQPISVPISTNTMVYRGLEGFIAAVSPFNFTAIGGNLAGAPALMGNVVLWKPSDTAILSSYAVYKILQEAGLPPNIIQFVPADGPVFGDTVTSSEHLSGINFTGSVPTFKRLWKQVAENLDRYRTFPRLAGECGGKNFHFVHKSAAVESVVSGTIRSAFEYSGQKCSACSRIYVPDSLWPRIKARLLEEHGKIKVGNPADDFSTFTSAVIDEKSFRRIQGWIKHAQESPSLTILAGGKCDNSVGYFVEPTIIESKDPKERMLSEEIFGPVLTVYVYPENKYKEVLQLIDSTSPFGLTGAVFAQDKNIVQEATAVLRNAAGNFYINDKSTGAVVAQQPFGGSRASGTNDKPGGPHYILRWTSPQVIKETHVPLNEWKYPYMQ, from the exons ATGCTGCAGCTGCGGAGAGTCCTGAGCCGCTCCTGGGCAGG GCCGCGCTGGCATCACTGTGCGGCAGCCGAGGTGCAGAATGAGCCTATCCTGGAGTTTAATCATGGCAGCCCCGAGAGAACGGCCCTGCAGAAG GCGCTCCAGGATCTTAAAGGCAGGACAGAAGAGATCCCgtgtgtggtggggggagagGCGGTGTGGACCCAGGACGTCCGCTATCAGCTCTCG CCTTTCAACCATTCGCACAAAGTGGCCAAATACTGTTACGCAGACAAG GAATTGTTGAATAGAGCCATCAATGCCGCCATGTCTGCACGCAAGGAGTGGGACCTGAAACCGGTGGAAGATCGAGCACAGATTTTCTTCAAGGCCGCAGATCTTCTCAGTGGGCCCAGGAGGGCGGAGGTTCTGGCAAAGACCATGATGGGACAG GGTAAGACGGTCATCCAGGCTGAAATCGATGCTGCCGCCGAGCTTATCGACTTTTTCCGCTTCAATGCCAAGTATGCCCTACAGCTCCAGCATGAGCAGCCGATCAGTGTGCCCATCAGCACCAACACCATGGTGTACAGGGGCCTGGAG GGATTTATTGCCGCGGTCTCTCCATTTAACTTCACAGCTATCGGAGGTAACCTGGCTGGTGCTCCGGCCCTGATG GGTAACGTGGTGCTGTGGAAGCCCAGTGACACGGCCATACTGTCCAGCTACGCGGTCTATAAGATCCTGCAGGAAGCCGGCCTCCCTCCTAACATCATACAGTTTGTGCCGGCAGACGGTCCAGTGTTTGGTGATACAGTTACCAGCTCGGAGCACCTCAGCGGGATTAACTTCACCGGCAGTGTGCC AACCTTTAAGCGGCTCTGGAAACAAGTAGCAGAGAACCTGGACCGGTACCGGACATTCCCACGCCTAGCGGGAG AATGTGGAGGAAAAAACTTCCATTTTGTCCACAAGTCGGCGGCCGTGGAGAGCGTAGTAAGCGGCACCATCCGCTCGGCCTTTGAGTACAGCGGTCAGAAGTGCTCGGCCTGCTCCCGGATCTATGTTCCTGACTCTCTGTGGCCCCGGATCAAAGCTCGGCTGCTGGAGGAACACGGCAAGATCAAAGTGGGAAAT CCGGCAGACGACTTCAGCACCTTCACCTCCGCCGTCATTGATGAAAAG TCGTTCAGACGGATCCAGGGCTGGATAAAGCACGCTCAGGAGTCGCCCAGTCTCACCATTCTGGCAGGGGGAAAATGCGACAACAGCGTTGGGTATTTTGTGGAGCCCACAATTATCGAGAGCAAAGATCCCAAGGAGAGAATGCTGTCAGAG GAAATCTTTGGACCGGTGTTAACTGTTTACGTCTATCCAGAGAACAAGtacaaagaggttctgcagctgaTAGACTCCACTTCCCCGTTTGGCCTCACGGGGGCAGTGTTTGCCCAGGATAA GAACATCGTGCAGGAGGCGACTGCTGTCCTGAGGAACGCTGCCGGAAACTTCTACATTAATGATAAGTCTACGGGGGCAGTGGTGGCTCAGCAGCCCTTCGGAGGATCCCGGGCGTCAG GCACAAATGATAAACCCGGAGGTCCACACTACATTCTGCGCTGGACGTCACCGCAGGTCATCAAAGAAACCCATGTTCCTTTAAATGAATGGAAATACCCCTACATGCAATGA